TCTTATTGATTTAATACCAGGCACTGGACCTATTGCAAAGAGGCCGTATAGAATGCCTCCTCAAGAGTtggaggaattgaagaagcagataagaGAATTGCAGGCACAAGGATTtattcgcccaagttcatcaccttggggagcTCCAGTTCTgtttgtggagaagaaggatgggaccTTGAGGATGTGTGTTGATTATCGTTCTCTGAATGAGGTAACCATTAAGAATAAGTATCCTTTGCCTATGATAAATGGTCTGTTTGACCAGTTGGAGGGAGCTACTGTGTTTTCTAAGATTGATCTTCGTTCTGGTTATCATCAATTAAAGATTGGTGAGCAAGATATTCCAAAGACTGCTTTTACTACGAGGTATGGGTTGTATGAatatactgttatgtcatttggattgactaatgcccctgcatACTTCATGAATATGATGAACAATGTGTTTATGGAGTTCTTGCATAAATTTGTGGTTGttttcattgatgatatattggtgttctccaagaataagcaagaGCATGAGGTGCATTTGCGTTTGGTATTGCAGAAATTGAGGGAACGTCaattgtatgccaagttcagcaaatgtgagttttggctggaTGAGGTAGCATTCCTTGGACATGTTGTGTCAGGTAATGGAGTTGCAGTTGATACATCTAAGGTTGCTGCAGTTACAGAGTGGGAGACACCCATGACAGTTGGAGAGATTCACAGCTTTTTGGGCCTTGCAGGTTATTACAGGAGGTTTATTGAGAACTTTTCAAAGCTTGCAAAGCCTATGACTGAATTGTTGAAGAAGGAGAAGAAATTTGTTTGGACGGATGAATGTGAAGCCAGTTTCAGGAGTTGAAGCAGCGTCTGGTTACAGCACCAGTCTTAACTCTGCCAGATATACATAAGGACTTCCAGgtatattgtgatgcttctcgtcaaggacttgggagtgttttgatgcaggaaggtaaagttgtttcatatgcttcatgtcAGCTTAAGAATCATGAGCATAATTAttctacacatgatttggagttagcctcagtttgcatgcattgaaaacttgGAGGCCATATCTTATTGGTAATCATTGTGATATATTTACTGATCATAAGAGCTTGAAGTATATTTTTACTCAGAGGGatttgaacctcaggcagaggagatggttggagcttattaaggattatgatttGAATGTGCAGTATCATCCTGGTATGGCTAATGTTGTTGCTGATGCATTGAGTCATAGGAGCCATGCTAATGCAATTAATGTTGATGATATGCCACCCGAGTTATGTGAACAGTTCAGGAATCTCATATTGGAGATGGTTCCTAAGGGATATTTGGCAACACTTGAGGTAAAGCCTACTTTGCTTGacaggatcagagaagctcaaaagAATGATAAGGAGATCGCTGAGATAAAAGAGAATATGGTTAAAGGTAAGGCAAAAGGTTTCCATGAGGATGAACATGGGGCCATATGGTTTGAGAAGCGTATTTGTGTACCTCAGGATGCAGATATCAGTAAGTTAATTCTTCAGGAGGCGCATGATTCACCTTATTCTATTCACCCAGGTAATACTAAGGTGTATTTAGATTTGagggaaagattttggtggcctAGCCTAAAGAGGGAAATTGCTGGATATATTGCAACATGTGATGTGTGCCAGAGGGTTAAAGCAGAACATCAACGACCAGTAGGTTTGTTACAGCCATTGCCTATTCCTGATTGGAAGTGGGATGAgattggcatggatttcattacagGTCTACCCAGGACTCGGTCAGGTtatgattctatttgggtagtTGTTGATCGTTTGACTAAGGTCGCTCACTTCATCCCGGTAAGGACTACTTATACCAGTGCTCAGCTAGCAAAGATTTATATGTCTAAAAttgtttgtctgcatggagttccaaggaagGTAGTGTATGATAGAGGTACTCAGTTCACATCCAAATTTTGGCGTCAGTTGCATGAATCCTTAGGCaccaggctggagttcagtacaactttCCATGCACAGACAGATGGGCAGACAGAGAGGgtaaatcagattttggaggatatgttgagagcatgtgctttggactatgggtccagttgggatgataatttagCTTATGTAGAGTTCTCATATAATAACAGTTATCAAGCTAatctgaagatggcaccgtttgaAGTATTGTATGGTAGAAAGTGCaggacaccattgatgtgggatgaggTTGGAGAGCATCAATtctttggaccagacttgatcagAGATGCTGAGGAGAAGGTCAAGTTGATTCGTGACAGGCTGAAGATAGcacagtccagacagaagagttatgcagatgcAAAACGTAAGGAGGTGACATATGAGGTAGGAGGCCGTGCATATCTTAGAGTTTCACCACTTCGTGGAATTAAGAGGGTGGATCGGGCGCGGGTCGGGTGCGAGCGAGCGGGCCTCCAACCGCTGACAGCGGGTCCTGCGCCCTGCTCGTCCCCTCCACCGAGCCGGACACCGCGCGCCGCACACGCGCACGCACGCCGAGGCCGAGCCGGTTCGCCCCGTGCCCCTGGTCCACCTTGAGTGGGCCCAACCTGCCGTACGCGAGCAAAGCCGTCGAGGAAACCCCGCAGCCCCTTTTCCCCGTCTCCTGTTGCCGCACGCGTGAGCTAGGGCAAAACGGATCTCGCCGGAGGAGCTCGAGACGCCGCCGTTTCACCGGTCATTTTCGTCGCTGTAAGATCATCCCCGGCCGCTCCACTTGTCTATCTCGAAACCCCACTCGAAACTGCACTCGTTTGAGACCTCAGGAGACTCTGCAGGGCACTAGAATGTCGTCGCCGCCGACGTCCGCCTCCGCCGGAGCACGCCGGAAATCTCAAGCTCACCACCGCTGCTCGAGGGAGCCCCGTCGCCGTtgaacaccaccaccacctccaccacccAACGCTGCACCCGTCCGTCCCTTCGTCTTCGCCGGAGACCCACCGGAGGAGTGCCGCCGCTGACGCCCAAAGCCACCGCCGTTTTTCCTCTGTTTCCGGTGAGCACGCACACACAGCAAACCCCGGCCAATCACGCGCTAACACGTGGCAGTTCGATAAAGGACACACATAGGAGTTGCTACAGTGCGAGGAGATTTctgtttctttttgtttttcaCAGATTTTCATCCAAAATTCTTTTGGCTATATCTTTTATTCTATAAGTGCAATTTAGGTAATTCTTTTTCCTATGCACTCACAAAAATCAGCACATTATCACAGTACCAACTTTGCGCATGTTTGCactgttcaaatttgaattcgtttgaaTTTGAATCAAATCTTCCGGAGGTCGTAACTTTCAAACCGTTTGTCTGTTTtaagtgattctttttgcattgtgacTGTAGTGCAATTTAGGTGTTGTTATGCTGCTGTTGTTGAGTTTCAAAAATGATTTTCTTGCTGTTCGTTTTATTTTGGTTCTATTCGTGTTTCGATGATTGATTTGTTGAATTGTGTGAAACGTGTAGATTGTCCGGAGTGGGACGTGAGCTATTGTCAGGAGTGTGACTTTCTGAACCAGAAACAAGGCAAGTTACATGTTGATCATCCCTTACctattgttttctatgcatgtaattatatcacactatgaatatatgcatgtataggattattatattatttttggctATGTTGTTGAGCTATCTCCCGTCATTGCAGATCGCGGTAGTTGTAGTTTTGCTATGCTTTGTAGATGGGGTTGGTTCGTGTATTCATTGAGCTTATGTGAGGATTATATATATAACAAATTGAGTAGTAATTAAGGACTTAATTCACCTCTGGGCAGAATTGGTATTGATGGGTGGTTTCAAGAACATCATGGTTTATACCCTCTTAATGTAAGTGGACGGCCGCCCAGGCTCAAAAAGATCAGACAGACTTAGTGACTAGTAGCTTCCATGCGCAACCACTAGCTaaatgggctctggcttagttgagtagGTTATGGGATCCTCGCCGAGGTAagctagcatatgtagatatgagTAGGTGTACCGGCTGCCGGGGGTGGAGGTGACTGCTTCTGAAAGACTTCGTCTCAATCTTCGGGTTGAGTCTAGTGGGCAAAGTGTGCAAAACTTTGCAGAGTattaaaactaatcatgattagccgtgcccCCGGTCATGGGCAACTTTGAGCGACTATGCCATTACagttgttggatgatcttgacagATGTGACACTTAATAATGTTTGTGGGCAACTTAATAAAGGGGTAGGTTGGAGTTGATTTCGCCAACTCAACCTTGTGTATTTAATTGTAGTAATAAAAGAACTAAATAAAAAGTTGACTATTAGGTAGTTATTAGGATAAAATcagctttctgcaaaaataaaccctcaagccttcctttgttgtactatgcatatacatgtaggtctgctttattattactcctgtgttacttgccaatacattccaagtattgacctatatggctacaacgtctcatgttgcaggatattcagACGAATAGTAAGGTACCGTTAGGGTCGCGAGTCTGCACTCAGCATCGCCAGTGGGCTATGATGGGACTCATCGTTATTTTCTGTTACTTTCCGCTGTTTGATTGAATAAAGCTAGCCAAGTGCTATGCAGATTGTTTTATTTTATACATTGTAGATCATACGTTGTAATAAATGATGCATTTGCTATTCTGGTAATCATctatactgtgtgtgctagcaagttcaatccagggactagcacggtAAGCATAGAGACTCAAATCCTTCGAGATTTGGTCGTTAcactaggattgatttgacacacctgggtatcagacaggatttgcaggtgcaagatgaaggtaaaccacgggataagGCACCAGCtatgtacgtcttggacaaggtaaaaagaaaagaatcatgcgaggtcctgtcacgtgtgagattcccacatggatttgcttccaaccccgaaaggagagtcagtgcagatggaaacaaggtacaagggttgaaaactcatgactgccacgtcctacttcaaagggttttacctgttatccttagaggattgggccgccctgacttatacagagcagttgcagagttgggacaattcttcagggaactctgcagtagaaatatcaggatagatactttggagcgtcttagagacaagataccaactatcctatgcgaccttgagaagatatatcctccagctttctttgatgtgatggtgcatttggctgttcatctacatgatgaggcactacttagggGTCCAGTACAATATGGCTGGATGTACcgtattgaaaggcggctaggcaatttcaagggctatgttaggaacagagctagacccgagggttgcattgcagaggcctacattgctacagaagcgttgacattctgctcaaaatacatcgAAACAGCTGATCaacttagcaaagaggtggatgaagacaatccctggctcaatgttttcgattattctgttcgagttacagggaagagtcgacaagaggacaaacctaaagatttggacaaaatggtttggtatgtgttgaataactgtcctgagatactaccttatatcaagtaactGCTAAGTACTgtagcttatacatcgtaatctactaaacttgcagcacattcttatatatttagatgtttgacacgatcactatgttgtgcagcatctacaaaaaggagatactgccgcaaaatccaagaaacattgacaaactggttatggcaggatttgccaaatggttcaagagccatgtaagcttttcaattgcactgtcagtttttttaatatattgagtacataataagatcagcttgtctattttctaaccataggttaagaagatccgggaggatgggcaggtagttgatgatgccctttactcactagcaatgggtcctgatactcgggtaagacattatgaatcttgcgttgttggagatgtgcgctacaacacccttgcacgagacgaaggcaggaagacacaaaacagtgccatcatgagcacggatacgtatgacaaagagacaactgaaatgtatgctaacataacagacattgttcagttgcagtatatctccagtttcgaggatgatcggtgtgtggttctgttgtgctgtcgttggtataacctgttttccaggatcgcaaaacccagagcttatgattatttcaaatccatcaatgtcaaggcggcgtaccagaccaacgagcattttattttggcaaatcaagcaacacagatatttttcttggaagacacatttgcacgtagcgatgactggagagtattgcaaaggtttgagcagaggaattcgtttaatgaagttgcacaacaagatgatgcttacactgctcctgatgtacaagataacacagatgttcctaatatctttgagaaccatcacgccAATGACGTCGGCGAAAAGATTGACTGTCgtgttgtggacatacaagagttgatcaagaagaagccaacgtttaagaacgttgaggacgaagaagaagatgacactgtggggaattacgattcagactgatacacatggcgaagatgttgacactgctgctgcggatgatgattacattgcttttgtcgtatttgcctgtcagaagatgttttttatctactatgtgaaattgtgtttgctatgacaactgaaacctgatgaacatgttgtttagtattttcctgtgagaacatcacttgttatgtatgctgatttgtgtttggtgatggtatgacgactaaaacatgatgacattgttgtttagttgtactcatatttggctgtgaaacttgaatttgatgacacaGTTTgatgttggactgcaatttgctcgacatcttcgaatgagaacaaagctgacccgacagggcctctgctaatttatttatttattaccaaaagggcctctgctatttatttatttatgagcaaaaggggataccccctgatttccgttaatagaaatcattagatgttcacaacactacgcccagcctgctacacaggtttcattcattactagtttcagcaaagtgctcatgtcatagccactgaatacatcacgagtgctacatacactgcaaataaagagacaatcatcctacagagcacatcgattttgcccattatcttcacaagctctttcatctcctcattgttgcCAAGGCCGTTCAGCAGTTCTTGCTTGGCCaggatcagaggaactgcatctttaaccttctgctctgcatcttcctcttctgctgttccttcagttacttgtccaacaccacAACCTGTCTGTATTGGGATTcatcggctaaccaaataatcagcgtagttgcactcccccacatcagcaacttcccagaaatacaaatcacacaaatcttcccttttctgcatgaatcaaattggaagatcatcaaccaaactattaaaacaatcagcaactgaaagcagcagaacaacacttaaacatattattaccccttgattcgggcatttgtagaagactcggccagggttgagaaTTGTGGTTGAGACgggacggatgactctgcgtgatttgcagtagtggcaccacaccaacggcagcgggttgcgatgagcaaccggctgcggtgcgcgtgccggcgggggtgtgatgagacccacaggcgattgTACGGGTGGCGACTcggcgcatatttggttgttgcctgctgaagagcaggtggacgagcagccagcggacatggttgctgcggccagagcttctgatgctaggcagagtaagtagagaagtggagaagcgaatgttggatatgtcagtttcattacttgcagagtagcatagcaccatatatagtcatagtctaggtttggaatcgaaccagctacaggagcacgtctctcttttttctaaaactcagcaacgtctctttactggtacactagcttgttctgtacgccttctcaagtctttgattcctccacctgacatctgggacccaccggaagggcccctgtatttcgcgaaaaaaacgtgccccccgctgacaggtcggacccaccagctatcttcgcacgcaaggaaatgcctccttattacgcataaaaaaaatgaatacttccCCTGTTAGCTAGaacccagtatagtgggagggtgacttgtgggcctaccaagttgatggggatggagggctttgtcaacttagtcaatatgaactaTTCTAGCAACAGTTACcatacgatgttcatccaacggtcgtagtgcttcttcaacctctggtcttcttgctctaggcgcccaaaccagcgccggtcatgccgcgtgctcctgcctgccgtggctggctgtgatgccgcggaggcctcaccaccccctactactcccaccgctggccagggcatccctctactcacccacaccccgtgttattctgcggcgacggcagcctcacaccgcagccgaac
The Aegilops tauschii subsp. strangulata cultivar AL8/78 chromosome 3, Aet v6.0, whole genome shotgun sequence genome window above contains:
- the LOC141042878 gene encoding uncharacterized protein; the protein is MLTRFLRLNPQRFSSSPEPIVADDWLRAVNRNLETVGCTDAERVRFASRLLEGPAAAWWDNYLVTYPIATITWPKFQDDFHAAHVSAGAMSLKKKEFRSLRQGGRTVNAYVEEFNNLARYAPNDVNTDAARQEKFLEGLNDDLSLQLIVATFRNCKDLIDKAIVLERKQHAIENRKRKHINNNCRSITLSAPGGRRIKYVCKYKRNQVQVNSLKGGSLEEVPVVRDYPDVFPEELSGMPPDRDIEFLIDLIPGTGPIAKRPYRMPPQELEELKKQIRELQAQGFIRPSSSPWGAPVLFVEKKDGTLRMCVDYRSLNEVTIKNKYPLPMINGLFDQLEGATVFSKIDLRSGYHQLKIGEQDIPKTAFTTRYGLYEYTVMSFGLTNAPAYFMNMMNNVFMEFLHKFVVVFIDDILVFSKNKQEHEVHLRLVLQKLRERQLYAKFSKCEFWLDEVAFLGHVVSGNGVAVDTSKVAAVTEWETPMTVGEIHSFLGLAGYYRRFIENFSKLAKPMTELLKKEKKFYHPGMANVVADALSHRSHANAINVDDMPPELCEQFRNLILEMVPKGYLATLEVKPTLLDRIREAQKNDKEIAEIKENMVKGKAKGFHEDEHGAIWFEKRICVPQDADISKLILQEAHDSPYSIHPAYVEFSYNNSYQANLKMAPFEVLYGRKCRTPLMWDEVGEHQFFGPDLIRDAEEKVKLIRDRLKIAQSRQKSYADAKRKEVTYERILKNPEATGRIVEWALELSSFALKFGSTATIQSRALAEFITEWTPMQDEDIQESTLPVKETEKEWIM